From the genome of Psychroserpens ponticola, one region includes:
- a CDS encoding type II toxin-antitoxin system RelE/ParE family toxin yields the protein MKITFDNNKLKKYANNDSLAERKLGKREAELFKQRLDDLTAAKNLEDVRYLPGKYHELIGNRKGQWACNLVHPYRLIFEPHEDPIPENEDGQYLWIEIKGVEVIEIEDYH from the coding sequence ATGAAGATTACGTTTGATAATAACAAATTAAAAAAGTATGCTAACAATGATAGCTTAGCAGAAAGAAAATTAGGAAAGCGAGAAGCAGAGCTGTTTAAGCAAAGACTTGATGACTTAACAGCAGCCAAAAACTTAGAAGATGTTAGATATTTACCAGGAAAGTATCATGAATTAATTGGAAATAGAAAAGGACAATGGGCTTGTAATTTAGTTCATCCTTATAGATTAATTTTTGAACCCCATGAAGACCCAATCCCTGAAAATGAGGATGGTCAATATCTTTGGATTGAGATAAAGGGGGTTGAAGTAATTGAAATTGAAGATTATCACTAA
- a CDS encoding restriction endonuclease produces MLPMLKLLADGQPKSLNDVMTLLSSHFNLTQNHLKIKVPSGQMGLFRNRVGWTRSYLKNAGLIHYPSRGIYQVTDFGKDYLKTNPTDLRIKHLKKMPKYKEWTDTFNQDQPDLVDNTLTKDIVSKTPEEILANTVTQLNKQLATEVLDKLKENTFGYFESFVISLLQKMGYGEFREDSGTVTGGTGDNGIDGIIYQDRLGLESVYIQAKRFTTGTVGSPDIRNFIGSLALQGVNKGVFLTTSKFSDSAMKTAQDSKQQKIILINGQELSKLAIEYNLGVQEDNTIVIKKIDLDYFEE; encoded by the coding sequence ATGCTTCCTATGCTTAAATTATTAGCAGATGGTCAACCTAAATCGCTTAATGATGTAATGACATTACTTTCTAGTCATTTTAATTTGACTCAAAACCACTTAAAGATTAAAGTTCCTAGTGGTCAAATGGGGCTATTTAGAAATCGTGTAGGTTGGACAAGAAGCTATTTAAAAAATGCGGGGTTAATTCATTATCCAAGTAGAGGAATATATCAAGTTACAGACTTTGGTAAGGATTACTTGAAAACTAATCCAACAGATTTAAGAATAAAGCATTTAAAAAAAATGCCTAAATATAAAGAATGGACTGACACATTTAATCAAGACCAGCCTGACTTGGTAGATAACACTTTAACTAAAGATATTGTTAGTAAAACTCCCGAAGAGATTTTAGCGAACACAGTTACTCAACTAAATAAACAGTTAGCCACAGAAGTATTAGATAAGCTGAAAGAAAATACGTTTGGATATTTTGAAAGCTTTGTAATTTCCTTATTACAAAAAATGGGGTATGGTGAGTTTAGAGAAGATTCAGGTACAGTTACAGGAGGAACAGGAGATAATGGTATAGATGGTATTATCTACCAAGACAGGTTGGGTCTAGAAAGCGTATATATACAAGCAAAACGATTCACTACAGGAACTGTAGGCTCTCCTGACATAAGAAACTTCATAGGTTCATTGGCTCTTCAAGGAGTAAATAAAGGTGTGTTCTTAACTACATCCAAATTTTCAGATAGTGCTATGAAAACTGCCCAAGACAGTAAACAACAAAAAATCATTTTAATAAATGGTCAAGAGTTATCGAAACTTGCCATAGAATACAATTTAGGCGTTCAAGAAGATAATACTATCGTTATCAAGAAAATTGATTTAGATTATTTTGAAGAGTAA
- a CDS encoding DEAD/DEAH box helicase, producing the protein MELKPYQHKVIKDLEHFLSYTQKEVTPAKAFNQYWEDKLGIPYTPQLDGSFTGMKPYKDNVTNALHIAIKVPTAGGKTFIACNAIHTINKHFYQGNAKAVVWLVPWSNLLQQTVKNLSDSNHPYREKLNSLFGNRVEVYEKDQLLQGANFNPTSVTEQLNIFVFNFSSLRINSRKKDDRKVFQENGALESFRNTIVDKDLVLPDTDETALINVIRSLSPIVIVDESHNAESDLSVEMLNNLNPSLVLDLTATPKENSNIISFVNALALKKESMVKLPVVVYNHHKKEEVITSALHLQRQLELLAIEEEKLTGKYIRPIVLFQAQSNIKGKKNTTFQKIKEQLIKIKIPEEQIKIKTSGIDELKGIDLMAKDCPVKYIITVNALKEGWDCPNAYILASLADKSSPVEVEQILGRVLRQPYVVKHKEALLNMSFVLTASAKFNETLDSIVKGLQESGFSKDDYYAEEAPEEELTPNEILTDNLFSEEPKPDDYVKSDEDFDVEAVEFNPEEEVTLDTISQQNTLVSHITEKAKVEGQTFEQKVNDIEIDDTTSIFTDIMKTAPKVYKLDSQFKEVATTIKLPQFFKKVEEGELGEVSLFEELNSEDQYLNKVSLLDGFKLSNYSTQVTFDDISKEIYAVDFNEQKKTATAQKVSKRAKDILVDTILSKPKESQVNQISSILVSKLGDMTPISQQELQKYVSRVFDNLSSEQIRDIVDNDFIYVKKIRDKINELTDTYAKERFKVLIDSNKIIVKDNFEFPETLTFLNPSTTIGKSLYDREASMNNYEQKMIMEVASLENIVFWHRNLERGKGFALNGFSSNHYPDFILYTKKGNIILLETKGDVYDNDDSRNKNILGKTWAEKAGDNFKYFMVFESKQVENTYTARSVIEVLKGL; encoded by the coding sequence ATGGAATTAAAACCATACCAACATAAAGTCATTAAAGATTTAGAGCATTTTTTGTCCTATACACAAAAAGAGGTTACACCTGCTAAAGCATTTAATCAATATTGGGAAGACAAGTTAGGTATACCCTATACCCCACAATTAGATGGTTCTTTTACAGGTATGAAACCTTATAAAGATAATGTCACAAATGCGTTACACATTGCTATAAAAGTACCTACTGCTGGTGGTAAAACATTTATTGCATGTAATGCTATACACACTATAAACAAGCATTTTTATCAAGGTAATGCAAAAGCAGTTGTCTGGTTAGTCCCTTGGTCTAATTTATTACAACAAACAGTAAAAAACCTTTCAGACTCTAATCACCCATATAGAGAGAAGTTAAATAGCCTATTTGGTAACAGAGTTGAAGTGTATGAAAAAGACCAACTCTTACAAGGTGCGAATTTCAACCCTACTTCTGTAACAGAACAGCTTAATATTTTTGTGTTCAATTTTAGTAGTTTACGTATAAATTCGAGAAAGAAAGATGACAGAAAAGTGTTTCAAGAAAATGGTGCTTTAGAGTCTTTTAGAAACACTATTGTAGATAAAGACCTTGTGTTACCAGATACAGATGAAACTGCTTTAATTAATGTTATAAGAAGCCTCAGCCCTATTGTAATTGTAGATGAGAGCCATAATGCTGAAAGTGATTTAAGTGTTGAAATGCTGAACAATTTAAACCCTTCTTTAGTTTTAGATTTAACCGCTACACCAAAAGAAAACAGTAATATTATTTCATTTGTAAATGCATTGGCTCTTAAAAAGGAAAGTATGGTAAAGCTTCCTGTTGTGGTTTATAATCATCATAAAAAAGAAGAGGTTATAACTAGTGCATTGCACCTACAAAGACAGTTAGAACTACTAGCTATTGAAGAAGAGAAGCTAACAGGAAAATATATAAGACCTATAGTATTATTCCAAGCTCAATCTAACATTAAAGGGAAGAAAAATACAACTTTTCAGAAGATTAAGGAGCAGCTAATAAAGATTAAGATTCCAGAGGAACAAATAAAAATAAAAACTAGTGGTATTGATGAGCTAAAAGGTATTGACCTTATGGCTAAGGACTGTCCTGTAAAATATATTATTACAGTAAATGCCTTAAAAGAAGGTTGGGATTGCCCTAATGCTTACATATTAGCTTCATTGGCAGATAAGTCTTCTCCTGTTGAAGTTGAACAAATTTTAGGTAGAGTTTTAAGACAGCCTTATGTAGTTAAACATAAAGAAGCATTATTAAACATGTCTTTTGTTTTAACAGCTTCAGCAAAGTTCAATGAAACTTTAGATAGTATTGTTAAAGGTTTACAAGAATCTGGTTTTAGTAAAGATGATTATTATGCAGAAGAAGCACCTGAAGAAGAATTAACTCCAAATGAAATACTTACAGATAACTTATTTTCAGAAGAACCTAAACCTGATGACTATGTTAAATCTGATGAAGATTTTGATGTAGAAGCTGTAGAGTTTAATCCAGAGGAAGAAGTCACATTAGATACTATTAGTCAACAAAACACTTTAGTATCTCATATTACAGAAAAGGCAAAAGTTGAAGGACAAACCTTTGAACAAAAAGTAAATGATATTGAGATTGATGATACTACTTCTATTTTTACAGATATTATGAAAACTGCACCTAAAGTTTATAAACTAGACTCCCAATTTAAAGAGGTTGCAACTACTATTAAATTACCTCAATTCTTTAAAAAAGTGGAAGAAGGGGAACTTGGAGAGGTTAGCCTGTTTGAGGAATTAAATTCTGAAGACCAATACCTAAACAAGGTGAGTTTATTAGATGGTTTCAAGCTATCTAATTACAGTACACAAGTTACTTTTGATGATATTTCTAAAGAGATATACGCAGTAGATTTTAATGAGCAAAAAAAGACTGCTACTGCTCAAAAAGTAAGTAAAAGAGCTAAGGATATTCTTGTAGATACAATTCTTTCTAAACCTAAAGAATCACAAGTAAATCAAATTAGTAGTATTCTAGTATCTAAGCTTGGAGATATGACACCTATATCTCAGCAAGAACTTCAAAAGTATGTTAGTCGGGTTTTTGACAACCTATCTAGTGAGCAAATTAGAGATATAGTAGATAATGATTTTATTTATGTAAAAAAGATTAGAGATAAAATTAATGAACTAACTGACACTTATGCTAAAGAGCGCTTTAAAGTACTTATAGATAGTAATAAGATTATTGTAAAAGACAATTTTGAATTCCCTGAAACATTAACCTTTTTAAATCCTAGTACTACTATTGGTAAATCTCTATATGATAGAGAAGCTAGTATGAACAATTATGAGCAAAAAATGATTATGGAGGTTGCTTCACTTGAAAACATAGTCTTTTGGCATAGAAACCTCGAAAGAGGTAAAGGGTTTGCTCTAAATGGGTTTAGTTCTAACCACTATCCAGACTTTATCCTTTATACAAAAAAAGGAAACATCATACTATTAGAAACCAAAGGAGATGTGTATGATAATGATGATAGTAGAAATAAAAATATTTTAGGTAAGACTTGGGCTGAAAAAGCAGGAGATAACTTTAAATACTTTATGGTATTTGAATCTAAACAGGTTGAAAATACTTATACAGCTAGAAGTGTAATTGAAGTATTAAAAGGATTATAA
- a CDS encoding DUF4160 domain-containing protein, with amino-acid sequence MEIFSKILEPILNNYFSSIDFTNTEKERIATVRNMQIIIYSNDHNPPHFHVKSKDGSIDAKFKIEDCSLLTGKISNKEIKKVESFYSDPKTKVIMQKIWNKRIN; translated from the coding sequence ATGGAGATATTTTCTAAAATATTAGAGCCTATATTGAATAACTATTTTTCAAGTATAGATTTCACTAATACTGAAAAAGAAAGGATTGCTACTGTTAGAAATATGCAAATTATCATTTATAGTAATGACCACAATCCTCCACATTTTCATGTAAAATCTAAAGATGGAAGTATTGATGCTAAATTTAAAATTGAAGATTGCTCCTTATTAACAGGTAAAATTTCAAATAAAGAAATAAAAAAAGTAGAGAGTTTCTATAGTGACCCAAAAACAAAAGTAATAATGCAGAAAATCTGGAATAAAAGAATAAACTAA
- a CDS encoding site-specific DNA-methyltransferase, with amino-acid sequence MPTLNWIGKEKVINHHQDVPYKTLEPQYTFTNGKVSKTATSQNKIIHGDNLEALKSLLPEYEGKIKCIYIDPPYNTGNEGWVYNDNVSDPKLKKWLGQVVGKESEDLSRHDKWLCMMYPRLKLLHKLLANDGAIFISIDDNELANLKLICDEIFGTGNFISNIAVVNNFKGRSDDKFIASAHESLLIYKKRDFETNGVSLPEEYSKDYKLKDNIGNYRLLGLRKRGSNSRQIDRPNLFYPIYFSEKENLISLEKTENSLEITPKLSNGENGNWRWGKETFIKRLDEIEVKIVKTRNEYDVFQKDYLNKDGDEKRIKPKSFWHGSEFSSEAGTLQLKSILNSKEFPTPKSIDLIEYCLQQATDKNSIILDSFAGSGTTAHAVLNLNKQDGGNRKFILVEMEDYANTITSERVKRVINGYGEGSKAIEGTGGDFTYYELGEPLFLDNGFLNEDIALDKILEYVWYSEAKEPFNKPKEDYLLGAKNDTAYYFYYQKDSITTLDESFLRSIKTKACQYIIYADNCLLDQSIMDKYNIVFKKIPRDITRF; translated from the coding sequence ATGCCAACATTAAACTGGATAGGAAAAGAAAAAGTGATAAACCATCATCAAGATGTACCCTATAAAACATTAGAACCTCAATACACTTTTACTAATGGTAAAGTGAGTAAAACCGCTACCTCACAAAATAAAATTATACATGGTGACAACCTAGAAGCTTTAAAAAGTTTATTACCAGAGTATGAAGGTAAAATAAAATGCATCTATATAGACCCTCCATACAATACAGGTAATGAAGGTTGGGTGTATAATGATAATGTAAGTGACCCAAAACTTAAAAAGTGGTTAGGACAAGTAGTAGGTAAAGAAAGTGAAGACCTATCTAGGCATGACAAATGGTTATGCATGATGTACCCAAGATTAAAGCTACTACATAAGTTATTGGCTAATGATGGGGCTATTTTTATTTCTATTGATGATAATGAACTTGCTAATTTAAAGCTGATTTGCGATGAAATTTTTGGAACAGGTAATTTTATTTCTAATATAGCTGTAGTTAATAATTTTAAAGGCAGAAGTGATGATAAGTTTATAGCATCTGCACATGAAAGTTTGTTGATTTATAAAAAAAGGGATTTTGAAACTAATGGTGTTTCATTGCCAGAAGAGTATTCCAAAGATTACAAGCTTAAAGATAACATAGGTAATTATAGATTACTAGGCTTAAGAAAAAGAGGAAGTAACTCTAGACAAATTGATAGACCCAACTTGTTTTATCCAATTTATTTTTCTGAAAAAGAAAATTTAATTAGCCTTGAAAAAACAGAGAATTCTTTAGAGATAACGCCTAAACTTTCCAATGGAGAAAATGGTAATTGGAGATGGGGAAAAGAAACATTTATAAAAAGACTAGATGAAATTGAAGTCAAAATTGTGAAAACCAGAAATGAGTATGATGTTTTCCAAAAAGACTACTTAAATAAAGATGGAGATGAAAAAAGGATTAAACCTAAATCTTTCTGGCATGGTTCGGAATTTTCAAGTGAAGCAGGGACATTACAATTAAAATCTATATTAAATAGTAAAGAGTTTCCGACTCCAAAATCAATTGATTTAATTGAATATTGTTTACAACAAGCCACAGACAAAAACTCCATCATTTTAGATTCTTTTGCAGGCTCAGGTACAACTGCTCATGCTGTATTAAATCTGAATAAACAAGATGGTGGTAATAGAAAATTCATTCTAGTTGAAATGGAAGACTATGCCAATACCATTACTTCTGAAAGAGTAAAGAGAGTAATTAATGGTTATGGAGAAGGCTCTAAAGCTATTGAAGGTACAGGAGGAGATTTTACTTACTATGAGCTAGGAGAACCTTTATTTTTAGATAATGGTTTTTTAAATGAAGACATTGCCTTAGATAAAATACTAGAATATGTTTGGTATAGTGAAGCTAAAGAACCATTTAACAAACCTAAAGAAGATTATCTATTAGGTGCTAAAAATGATACTGCTTATTATTTCTATTACCAAAAAGACAGTATCACTACTTTAGATGAAAGCTTCTTAAGGTCTATAAAAACCAAAGCTTGTCAGTACATTATTTATGCAGATAATTGTTTGCTAGACCAAAGCATCATGGATAAGTATAACATTGTATTTAAAAAGATACCTAGAGATATAACTAGATTTTAA
- a CDS encoding helix-turn-helix domain-containing protein — protein MILSELLKSKRETKNLLLREVASMIDTDTALISKIEKGDRKPTREQIDKLAIALDIEHSKLLKLWLSEKVYEDVKGEDVAIDAIKIALKRIKTEEKN, from the coding sequence ATGATACTCTCAGAATTACTAAAATCTAAAAGGGAAACTAAAAACCTATTACTGCGCGAAGTAGCTTCTATGATAGATACAGACACTGCTTTAATAAGTAAAATTGAAAAAGGAGATAGAAAACCTACTAGAGAGCAAATAGATAAATTAGCTATTGCACTAGATATTGAACATAGCAAACTTTTAAAGCTTTGGCTTAGCGAGAAAGTATATGAAGATGTAAAAGGAGAAGATGTTGCCATAGATGCCATTAAAATAGCCTTAAAAAGAATTAAAACAGAAGAAAAGAACTAA
- a CDS encoding JAB domain-containing protein, producing the protein MKISEISVSYSNNNGDRLKISNSKQSYNVIRACWSDSTIELQEEFKVLMMNRSNQILGVYPLSKGGVSATVVDAKLVFSVALKCNASNIIIAHNHPSGNLQPSEADKNLTQKLKQAGHYLDIVLLDHLIVTKDDFYSFSDNGLIK; encoded by the coding sequence ATGAAAATTTCCGAAATAAGTGTATCATATTCAAACAATAATGGGGATAGACTAAAAATAAGTAATAGTAAACAGTCTTATAATGTTATAAGAGCTTGTTGGAGTGATTCTACAATAGAATTACAAGAAGAGTTTAAGGTACTAATGATGAATAGGAGTAACCAGATTTTAGGTGTTTATCCGCTTTCTAAAGGAGGTGTTTCTGCTACTGTGGTAGATGCAAAATTGGTGTTTAGTGTTGCTCTTAAATGCAATGCTTCAAACATTATAATAGCACATAATCATCCTTCAGGAAACCTTCAGCCAAGTGAAGCAGATAAGAATTTAACACAAAAGCTAAAACAAGCAGGGCATTATCTAGATATAGTGCTGTTAGACCACTTAATAGTAACTAAAGATGACTTTTATAGTTTTAGTGATAATGGATTGATAAAATAG
- a CDS encoding helix-turn-helix domain-containing protein — protein MDDKDQLQIAIGKRVKMLREEQGIAQQDLAAKCNIEKSNFSRLEAGGTNPTLYTLKRIADNLGITLCEIVNLEDKK, from the coding sequence ATGGACGATAAAGACCAACTTCAAATAGCAATTGGAAAGCGAGTTAAAATGTTAAGAGAAGAGCAAGGTATTGCTCAACAAGACCTTGCTGCCAAATGTAATATTGAAAAATCTAACTTTAGTCGTTTAGAAGCTGGAGGAACCAATCCTACTTTATACACCTTAAAAAGGATTGCCGATAATTTAGGTATCACTTTATGTGAAATTGTAAACCTAGAAGATAAAAAGTAA
- a CDS encoding DUF3127 domain-containing protein: MTQKEEFINHISFMDTKSLETVLVENAFKKYANTSFIEKLNKLFAEFKTVGNTRLEAYKGIGICECNKDKKVFCFVGDKTKDYFTLSYLENEKEYYKFSTSCSEVSYDEKLDVNNFHHFSIKPENTSEYKNHKQTSCPIKEYTAFCSKVICNMNAIEIWLEKHKDSYSETVALLKENTFKLNLVELAVKKEFEILYGKLNVLSILHKKEAYFKQQIKDYNEVKDSISRLKNWFDYQAENKNKYQLFSDVFYNNRTLTHYSLKIDELTLNPEDFKHTLKYLSIIEDSQAVVFEGTVKTIGDLYVHIESNNNRAYSKRKIVLSINDFCCSEYLITFSDGRVKHLDNLSVGQFVKVFARLTGGELQNSEGTNEYRHNLYGWRVEKLDAKPKVKKNTKEMDLYYKYILPLPF, translated from the coding sequence ATGACCCAAAAAGAAGAATTTATAAACCATATTTCTTTTATGGATACCAAATCACTAGAAACTGTTTTAGTAGAAAATGCTTTTAAAAAATATGCTAATACCAGTTTTATAGAAAAGCTAAACAAGTTATTTGCTGAATTTAAAACAGTTGGAAACACGCGTTTAGAAGCTTATAAAGGTATTGGTATATGTGAATGTAATAAAGACAAAAAAGTGTTTTGCTTTGTTGGGGATAAAACCAAAGATTACTTTACATTATCCTACCTAGAAAATGAAAAAGAGTATTACAAATTTTCTACATCTTGTAGCGAAGTAAGCTATGATGAAAAACTCGATGTCAACAACTTTCATCACTTTTCAATAAAACCAGAAAACACTTCAGAATATAAAAATCATAAGCAAACCTCTTGCCCTATTAAGGAATACACTGCATTTTGCTCTAAAGTCATTTGTAATATGAATGCTATAGAAATATGGTTAGAAAAGCATAAAGACTCCTACAGTGAAACAGTTGCACTACTTAAAGAAAATACTTTTAAACTTAACTTAGTAGAATTAGCTGTAAAAAAAGAGTTTGAAATTCTATACGGAAAGCTAAACGTCTTGTCCATATTACATAAGAAAGAAGCTTATTTCAAGCAGCAAATAAAAGACTACAATGAGGTTAAAGACAGCATTTCAAGACTTAAAAATTGGTTTGACTATCAAGCAGAAAATAAAAACAAATATCAATTGTTTTCAGATGTCTTTTATAACAATAGAACACTAACACATTATTCTTTAAAAATTGATGAGCTAACTCTTAATCCAGAAGATTTTAAACACACACTTAAATACTTAAGCATTATTGAAGACAGTCAAGCTGTAGTGTTTGAGGGTACAGTTAAAACAATTGGTGATTTATATGTTCATATAGAATCAAATAATAATAGAGCTTACTCTAAGCGTAAAATAGTTCTTTCTATAAATGATTTTTGCTGTAGTGAATATCTAATAACGTTTTCGGATGGAAGGGTAAAACACTTGGATAATTTAAGTGTAGGTCAGTTTGTGAAAGTATTTGCAAGACTCACAGGAGGAGAGTTGCAAAATTCAGAAGGCACTAATGAGTATAGACATAATTTATATGGTTGGCGTGTAGAGAAATTAGATGCTAAACCAAAAGTAAAGAAAAACACAAAGGAAATGGATTTGTATTATAAATACATTTTACCATTACCTTTTTAA
- a CDS encoding DUF3127 domain-containing protein, translating to MELIGKIKVLNDIQNIGSNGFRKREVVITTEEQYPQHILVEFIQDKCDLLDSFVVGQEVKIALNLRGREWINPEGVAKYFNAIQGWRIELVNSQEPTFNPQTQQEPVSFLDEVDNDLPF from the coding sequence ATGGAATTAATAGGAAAAATAAAGGTCTTAAATGATATTCAAAATATAGGGAGCAATGGCTTTAGAAAACGAGAAGTTGTTATCACTACAGAAGAACAATATCCACAACATATTTTAGTAGAGTTTATACAAGATAAGTGTGATTTGCTAGATAGTTTTGTTGTAGGTCAAGAAGTGAAAATAGCCCTTAATTTGAGAGGTAGAGAATGGATTAATCCTGAAGGTGTAGCTAAATACTTTAATGCTATTCAAGGTTGGAGAATAGAGCTTGTAAATAGTCAAGAACCTACATTTAATCCACAAACACAGCAAGAACCAGTTAGCTTTTTGGATGAAGTAGATAACGACTTGCCATTTTAA
- a CDS encoding putative periplasmic lipoprotein: MKNTFLILIAILAFTACSSDDDNQGEEQQISQSHIVQFTTGALEDWVSVGLTTTLTSDDGTESTISSDFDYTQNIVSVEIPENTVSFELEFYIEDSSQAEMRFYGSVDNVNVHQESINQQSFQYQYTFN; encoded by the coding sequence ATGAAGAATACATTTTTAATATTAATAGCTATTTTAGCATTTACAGCCTGCTCAAGTGATGATGACAATCAAGGAGAAGAACAACAAATTAGTCAATCTCATATTGTACAGTTTACAACAGGTGCTCTTGAGGATTGGGTATCTGTAGGCTTAACAACGACATTAACTTCAGATGATGGAACAGAGTCAACAATTAGTTCAGATTTTGACTATACCCAAAATATAGTTAGTGTAGAGATTCCAGAGAATACAGTAAGCTTTGAGTTAGAATTTTATATTGAAGATTCATCTCAAGCTGAAATGCGTTTTTATGGTTCTGTAGATAACGTTAATGTTCATCAAGAAAGCATAAACCAACAGAGTTTTCAATATCAATATACTTTTAATTAA